A window from Pseudomonas alloputida encodes these proteins:
- a CDS encoding IS91-like element ISCR3 family transposase codes for MPSAHTGSRYARHAPERTLLYALVEAHYPDFIARIEAEGRSLPGYVREAFDAYLRCGVLEHGFLRVVCEHCRAERLVAFSCKKRGFCPSCGARRMAESARHLVEEVFGPRPVRQWVLSFPYPLRFLFASKPEAIGPVLGIVQRVIAGWLADQAGIDRASAQCGAVTLIQRFGSALNLNIHFHMLWLDGVYVEATELPRRELRLHRARAPTTAQLTQLAATIAHRVCRHLTRKGWLEGEGESAFLADSAAGDDSMDGLRMSSITYRIATGRDAGCKVVTLQTLPGDAGSLEGEAGKVGGFSLHAGVAAEAHESHKLEKLCRYITRPAISEKRLSIALQGRVRYQLKTPWRNGTTHVEWDPVDFIAKLAALVPPPRAHLTRFHGVFAPNANLRAQLTPSGRGKRPAGDAAPVDVSAHDAPRSPEEKRRAMSWAQRLKRVFSIDVTACVHCGGTVRIVASIEEPTAIRAILAHFEKHGAREEAHYRPAARAPPVQAA; via the coding sequence CTGCCGTCCGCCCACACCGGTTCGCGGTACGCGCGCCACGCGCCCGAGCGCACGCTGCTGTACGCGTTGGTAGAGGCGCACTACCCGGACTTCATTGCACGGATCGAAGCGGAGGGCCGCTCGCTGCCCGGGTATGTCCGCGAGGCGTTCGATGCCTACCTGCGTTGCGGCGTACTCGAGCACGGCTTCCTGCGGGTGGTGTGCGAGCACTGCCGTGCAGAGAGGCTGGTGGCCTTCTCCTGCAAGAAGCGCGGGTTCTGCCCGAGTTGCGGCGCGCGACGCATGGCCGAGAGTGCGCGGCACCTGGTCGAGGAGGTGTTCGGCCCGCGGCCTGTGCGGCAATGGGTGCTGAGCTTTCCGTACCCCTTGCGTTTCCTGTTCGCCAGCAAGCCAGAAGCCATTGGCCCGGTGCTGGGCATCGTGCAGCGCGTGATCGCCGGCTGGTTGGCCGATCAAGCCGGCATCGACCGCGCCAGCGCCCAGTGCGGCGCGGTGACGCTGATCCAGCGTTTCGGCAGCGCGCTGAACCTGAACATCCACTTCCACATGCTGTGGCTCGACGGCGTGTACGTGGAAGCCACCGAGCTGCCGCGGCGCGAACTGCGCCTGCACCGCGCCCGTGCGCCCACCACCGCGCAGTTGACCCAGCTGGCAGCTACCATCGCGCACCGGGTGTGTCGGCACCTGACGCGCAAAGGCTGGCTCGAAGGGGAGGGCGAATCGGCCTTCCTGGCAGACAGCGCTGCAGGCGACGACAGCATGGATGGGCTGCGGATGAGTTCGATCACCTACCGCATCGCCACCGGCCGCGACGCTGGCTGCAAGGTCGTCACGCTGCAAACGCTGCCCGGTGACGCCGGTTCGCTGGAGGGCGAAGCCGGCAAGGTCGGCGGCTTCTCACTGCATGCCGGCGTGGCGGCCGAAGCACACGAAAGCCACAAGCTGGAAAAGCTGTGCCGCTACATCACGCGCCCGGCGATCAGCGAGAAGCGGCTGTCGATAGCGCTCCAGGGCAGGGTGCGTTACCAGCTCAAGACCCCGTGGCGCAATGGCACCACGCATGTGGAATGGGATCCGGTGGATTTCATCGCCAAGCTGGCGGCGCTGGTCCCGCCACCTCGCGCGCATCTCACCCGCTTCCACGGCGTATTCGCCCCGAATGCAAACCTGCGTGCGCAGCTGACGCCCTCGGGGCGCGGCAAGCGGCCTGCGGGCGATGCGGCGCCAGTGGACGTCAGCGCCCACGACGCGCCGCGCAGCCCCGAGGAGAAGCGCCGTGCGATGAGCTGGGCGCAACGGCTCAAGCGGGTCTTTTCCATCGACGTCACCGCCTGCGTCCACTGCGGTGGCACCGTGCGGATCGTCGCCAGCATCGAGGAACCCACCGCCATCCGCGCCATCCTCGCCCACTTCGAGAAGCACGGCGCGCGGGAAGAAGCGCACTACAGGCCCGCAGCGCGCGCGCCGCCAGTGCAAGCCGCGTGA
- a CDS encoding IS30-like element ISPa59 family transposase: MSYSELSVEERATIQIGRAQGFSLRKIACLITRSPSTISRELRRNRDVCGGYSARMAQQQMQARRQRCRPKRKLLPSSERFQLVAHMLRERLSPEQIAGKLRSMNIPSLREAYVCRETIYNAIYALPVGELRKELIICLRQSKTTRRPRSGGVDRRGQIPEMVSIHVRPPEIEDRLMPGHWEGDLIKGKANASSVGTLVERTSGYLMLVKMNDATATSAMEGFSAALNGMPLAMRKSMTYDQGREMARHAEITQQTGVAIYFCDPHSPWQRGSNENINGLIRQYLPKGTDLSVHSQEELDAIALQLNMRPRKRFDFKCPIEVMGEVMQKAMTMRHDAPASIQ; this comes from the coding sequence ATGTCTTATTCCGAACTCAGCGTTGAAGAACGCGCCACCATTCAAATCGGCCGTGCCCAAGGGTTCAGCCTGCGCAAGATTGCTTGCTTGATCACCCGATCCCCTTCGACCATCAGCCGGGAGCTGCGCCGCAATCGAGATGTCTGTGGCGGCTACTCGGCCCGCATGGCCCAGCAGCAGATGCAGGCCCGCCGCCAACGCTGTCGACCGAAACGAAAGCTCTTGCCGAGTAGTGAGCGCTTCCAGTTGGTGGCCCATATGCTGCGCGAGCGTTTGTCTCCCGAGCAGATTGCCGGCAAGCTGCGCAGCATGAACATTCCCAGCCTCAGAGAAGCCTACGTCTGTCGCGAGACGATCTATAACGCCATCTACGCCTTGCCGGTCGGCGAGCTGCGTAAAGAGCTGATCATCTGCCTGCGCCAAAGTAAGACGACGCGACGGCCGCGCTCTGGCGGCGTGGATCGACGCGGCCAGATCCCCGAGATGGTCAGCATCCATGTGCGCCCACCGGAGATCGAAGACCGGCTGATGCCAGGGCATTGGGAAGGCGATCTGATCAAGGGCAAGGCCAACGCCTCGTCTGTAGGCACGCTGGTGGAACGTACCAGTGGCTACCTGATGCTGGTAAAGATGAACGACGCGACGGCGACCTCGGCGATGGAAGGCTTCAGTGCAGCGCTCAATGGCATGCCGCTGGCGATGCGCAAGAGCATGACCTACGACCAGGGCCGAGAAATGGCGCGGCATGCTGAAATCACCCAGCAGACCGGGGTGGCAATTTACTTCTGCGACCCGCATAGCCCTTGGCAACGCGGCAGCAACGAAAACATAAATGGCCTGATCCGCCAGTATCTGCCCAAGGGCACGGACTTGTCGGTACACAGCCAAGAAGAACTCGACGCTATTGCACTGCAACTGAACATGCGACCGCGTAAGCGCTTCGACTTCAAGTGCCCCATCGAAGTTATGGGTGAGGTGATGCAGAAGGCCATGACTATGCGGCATGATGCTCCAGCTTCAATTCAATGA
- a CDS encoding DUF4391 domain-containing protein, producing MTVIDAHAVIQALGLPDSCRVEQRVPKKLLLENGVPTASDKRLITDAIEEIQWFAALKPNTIGVPDYRDAQREYLEIAVLVVTLRGTVKPASCSRLAELVHRAVPYPVLLLLVEGQTVALSLAHKRWAQNEASKVVLDGSLTLALLSHATANATATDAAARSEAEHAFVQSLSIAHQPQTSLHALYQGWMDCVQALQAARRTGNYRTTATPEQAAARRQALADCERLEGEISRLRAQGAKEKQMARQVEINLQLKALLAERQQIAQYL from the coding sequence ATGACGGTCATCGACGCGCACGCCGTTATCCAGGCATTGGGCCTGCCCGACAGTTGCCGGGTAGAGCAGCGCGTCCCCAAGAAACTGCTGTTGGAGAATGGTGTGCCTACGGCGTCCGACAAACGCTTGATCACCGATGCCATTGAAGAAATCCAGTGGTTCGCCGCGCTCAAGCCCAACACCATCGGCGTGCCTGACTACCGGGACGCGCAGCGCGAGTACCTTGAGATCGCAGTGCTGGTTGTGACCTTGCGGGGTACCGTCAAACCCGCCAGTTGCTCGCGGCTGGCTGAACTGGTGCACCGTGCGGTGCCTTATCCGGTGCTGTTGCTGTTGGTTGAAGGACAAACGGTGGCCTTGTCCCTGGCCCACAAGCGCTGGGCGCAGAACGAGGCCAGCAAAGTGGTGCTCGACGGCAGCCTTACGTTGGCCTTGCTATCCCACGCAACCGCCAATGCCACGGCGACCGATGCCGCAGCACGCTCCGAAGCCGAGCATGCCTTCGTGCAATCCCTGTCGATTGCACACCAGCCCCAGACCTCGTTGCACGCCCTCTATCAAGGCTGGATGGATTGCGTGCAGGCCCTGCAGGCTGCGCGGCGGACAGGAAACTACCGAACCACGGCAACGCCGGAGCAGGCGGCGGCGCGTCGGCAGGCGCTGGCCGATTGCGAGCGGCTTGAAGGCGAGATCAGCCGCCTGCGGGCACAAGGCGCGAAGGAAAAGCAGATGGCACGCCAAGTCGAAATCAATCTCCAATTAAAAGCACTGTTGGCCGAGCGTCAGCAGATCGCTCAATATCTCTGA
- a CDS encoding helicase-related protein translates to MKLIHNTGSQRVIDLIRPHLKRGNQLGCVTPSFSLYAFAEVREALSTLERVQLIVPPDDAVLELLGSEGDRAARNRLQARWLANQCAKWISEKVDLRRASRSVPQGAAVMRRLDGTPEQVVLGSFAFSTSGLGLTPGNPLSLIQASESADEAAQLAQWFDHQWANLQSVSATDSEDKSKGRDAVLEALRALGEHRDPFTIYTLMLHHLFRDSGDEMDEERIVKSATGIRNTVVWKKLFKFQRDGVVGAIDKLNRFGGCIIADSVGLGKTFEALAIIKYHELRNDRVLVLAPKRLRDNWTLYKANDKRNVLAGDRFNYDVLNHTDLSRDGGTSGDIDLSHVNWGNYDLVVIDESHNFRNKATHKGKESRYDRLMRRIIREGVKTRVLMLSATPVNNRLADLRNQIAFATEGDDTALMEHGIASIEATTRKAQAQFNRWLALDEAEKTPTRLVEMLGFDYFTLLDHLTIARSRRHVEKYYGTSETGRFPDRLPPINIKADVDLAGEFRAIRDINQEIRRLTLASYAPLRYVLPHKQEAYDAKYSTQIRGGESFFRQADREESLIHLLRVNVLKRMESAVSSFTLTLQRQLKDVEATLGRIESHADALEEIDIADVDIDDPAFESLLVGRKVKVLLDDVDLIRWKQDLLEDRNRLATLLAAAKQIDAARDAKLTALRDLIQRKCHDPINPGNRKIIVFTAFSDTAHYLYAQLAPWAKSTLGVDAALVTGSAGIQTTLPGLRKGMSDVLSAFAPRAKERPAELAAEGEIDLLIATDCISEGQNLQDCDWLINYDIHWNPVRIIQRFGRIDRIGSPNQRIQLVNFWPNMELEEYINLEQRVSGRMVLLDVSATGEENLIEQQSGNAMNDLEYRRKQLLKLQDTVIDMEDLSTGVSITDLTLTDFRIDLAQYLKAHPGKLDTQPLGAYAVTTTLDADIPPGVIFCLQACGPAAKPAASSDYPLAPHYLVHVGDDGTVLLPYPQAKRILDRLKRLSLGRERPDESACARFDKATKGGEDMRHAQKLLAAAVASVAGKHEERAVASLFTPGGTHAMKGEFAGSGDFEVVAFLVVLPEREAA, encoded by the coding sequence ATGAAGCTGATCCACAACACCGGTTCGCAGCGCGTCATCGATTTGATCCGCCCTCATCTCAAGCGTGGCAATCAGCTCGGTTGCGTGACGCCTTCGTTCTCTCTTTACGCCTTCGCTGAAGTCCGAGAGGCTCTGTCCACCCTGGAACGGGTCCAATTGATTGTGCCTCCCGACGATGCGGTGCTTGAACTCCTTGGTTCGGAAGGTGACCGTGCCGCGCGCAATCGTCTGCAGGCACGCTGGTTGGCCAATCAGTGCGCGAAGTGGATCAGTGAGAAGGTTGATCTGCGGCGGGCATCAAGATCAGTGCCTCAAGGTGCAGCAGTCATGCGCAGGCTCGATGGAACGCCTGAACAAGTGGTGCTGGGGTCGTTCGCCTTCAGCACATCAGGCCTTGGCCTGACGCCAGGCAACCCATTGAGCTTGATTCAGGCATCGGAATCTGCTGACGAGGCCGCGCAGCTTGCCCAATGGTTCGATCACCAGTGGGCAAATCTGCAAAGCGTTTCTGCCACCGATTCGGAGGACAAGAGCAAAGGGCGTGATGCCGTTCTCGAAGCGCTGCGAGCCCTTGGTGAGCACCGCGACCCGTTCACCATCTACACATTGATGTTGCATCACCTGTTTCGTGACAGTGGCGACGAGATGGATGAAGAGCGCATCGTCAAGTCCGCCACCGGCATTCGCAATACCGTGGTGTGGAAGAAGCTCTTCAAGTTCCAGCGCGACGGCGTGGTGGGCGCGATCGACAAACTCAACCGCTTTGGCGGCTGCATCATTGCCGACAGTGTCGGCTTAGGCAAAACCTTCGAAGCCCTGGCCATCATCAAGTACCACGAACTGCGCAACGACCGCGTGCTGGTGCTGGCGCCCAAGCGCCTGCGCGATAACTGGACGCTTTACAAGGCCAACGACAAGCGCAACGTCCTTGCAGGCGACCGTTTCAACTACGACGTCCTCAACCACACCGACCTGTCACGCGATGGCGGCACATCCGGCGATATCGATCTGTCGCATGTGAATTGGGGCAACTACGACCTGGTGGTGATCGACGAATCGCACAACTTCCGCAACAAGGCCACCCACAAAGGCAAGGAGTCGCGCTACGACCGCCTGATGCGGCGGATCATCCGCGAAGGCGTCAAGACCCGCGTGCTGATGCTCTCGGCCACACCGGTCAACAACCGCCTGGCCGACCTGCGCAACCAGATTGCCTTTGCCACCGAAGGCGATGACACCGCCCTGATGGAGCACGGCATCGCCAGCATCGAGGCCACGACCCGCAAGGCGCAGGCGCAGTTCAACCGCTGGCTGGCGCTGGACGAAGCTGAAAAAACACCGACCCGGCTGGTGGAGATGCTGGGTTTCGACTACTTCACCTTGCTGGACCATCTCACCATCGCCCGCTCTCGGCGGCACGTGGAGAAATACTACGGCACCAGCGAGACAGGCCGCTTCCCGGATCGCCTGCCACCGATCAACATCAAGGCCGACGTTGACCTTGCGGGCGAGTTCCGCGCCATCCGCGACATCAATCAGGAAATCCGCCGACTCACCTTGGCCAGTTATGCGCCGCTGCGCTATGTCCTGCCCCACAAACAGGAAGCCTACGACGCCAAGTACAGCACGCAGATTCGCGGCGGAGAAAGCTTCTTCCGCCAAGCGGACCGCGAAGAAAGCCTGATTCATCTCCTGCGTGTGAACGTGCTCAAACGCATGGAAAGCGCCGTTTCTTCCTTCACCCTGACACTGCAAAGGCAGCTCAAGGACGTGGAGGCCACGCTGGGCCGCATTGAGTCGCATGCCGATGCACTGGAGGAAATCGACATTGCCGACGTCGATATCGACGACCCCGCGTTCGAGTCCTTGTTGGTCGGGCGCAAAGTCAAGGTGCTGCTGGATGACGTGGATCTGATCCGCTGGAAGCAGGATCTGCTGGAAGACCGCAACCGCCTGGCAACCCTGCTGGCGGCTGCCAAACAAATCGATGCCGCCCGCGACGCCAAGCTGACCGCACTGCGCGACTTGATCCAACGCAAGTGCCACGATCCGATCAACCCCGGCAACCGCAAGATCATCGTGTTCACTGCTTTTTCCGATACGGCGCACTATCTCTATGCGCAGCTCGCTCCCTGGGCCAAAAGCACGTTGGGTGTCGATGCTGCGCTGGTCACCGGGAGCGCCGGCATACAGACCACCTTGCCCGGTCTGCGCAAAGGCATGAGCGATGTGCTGTCGGCATTTGCGCCGCGCGCCAAGGAGCGCCCGGCCGAACTGGCCGCTGAAGGCGAGATTGACTTGTTGATCGCCACCGACTGCATTTCCGAAGGGCAGAACCTGCAAGACTGCGACTGGCTGATCAACTACGACATCCACTGGAACCCGGTGCGCATCATCCAGCGCTTCGGACGCATCGACCGCATCGGCTCGCCCAACCAGCGCATCCAGCTCGTGAACTTCTGGCCCAACATGGAGTTGGAGGAATACATCAACCTGGAACAGCGCGTCAGCGGTCGCATGGTGCTGCTCGATGTCTCGGCCACAGGGGAAGAAAACCTGATCGAGCAACAATCCGGCAACGCCATGAACGATCTGGAATACCGGCGCAAGCAGTTGCTCAAATTGCAGGACACCGTCATCGACATGGAAGACCTGTCCACCGGCGTGTCGATCACCGACCTCACCCTGACCGACTTCCGCATCGATCTGGCGCAATATCTGAAGGCGCACCCCGGCAAGCTCGACACCCAGCCCCTTGGAGCCTATGCGGTGACCACGACACTGGATGCCGATATTCCCCCCGGCGTGATCTTCTGCTTGCAAGCCTGCGGCCCGGCAGCAAAGCCCGCCGCATCGTCCGACTACCCGCTCGCGCCGCACTACCTGGTGCATGTCGGCGATGACGGAACCGTATTGCTGCCTTACCCCCAGGCCAAACGCATCCTGGACCGCCTCAAGCGCCTTTCGCTGGGGCGCGAACGACCTGATGAAAGTGCCTGCGCGCGGTTCGACAAGGCCACCAAAGGGGGCGAAGACATGCGCCATGCCCAGAAGCTGCTCGCGGCGGCAGTGGCATCCGTCGCCGGCAAGCACGAGGAACGGGCCGTGGCCAGTCTATTCACGCCCGGCGGCACGCACGCCATGAAAGGCGAATTCGCCGGCAGCGGTGATTTTGAGGTGGTGGCATTCCTGGTGGTGCTGCCGGAAAGGGAGGCAGCATGA
- a CDS encoding DUF262 domain-containing protein gives MKATETNLLKFLKKSPQFVIPIYQRNYSWTEAQCQQLWSDLLRSGRDEQINGHFIGSIVYVERGLSTVTTQEALLVIDGQQRLTTCTLLIAALAKHFEANQLPELLDSFSARKLHNYYLLNPEEDGERHYKLILSETDKKTLLAIIKSAPMPAEISTRIEQNYTLFQALINKHQDELKAICQGLAKLLIVEVSLDRTQDNPQLIFESMNSTGLELSQADLIRN, from the coding sequence GTGAAGGCCACAGAAACCAACCTGCTCAAGTTCTTGAAGAAATCTCCGCAGTTCGTCATTCCCATCTATCAGCGCAATTACTCCTGGACGGAAGCCCAGTGCCAACAGCTGTGGTCAGATTTGCTGAGGTCGGGTCGTGACGAGCAGATTAATGGCCATTTCATCGGTTCCATCGTTTATGTGGAGCGTGGTCTGTCCACCGTCACCACCCAGGAAGCACTGCTGGTCATCGACGGACAACAACGTCTTACCACGTGCACCTTGTTGATTGCAGCACTGGCCAAGCACTTTGAAGCCAATCAGCTGCCTGAATTGCTGGACAGTTTCTCCGCGCGAAAGCTGCACAATTACTACCTGCTCAATCCTGAAGAGGACGGCGAGCGCCACTACAAACTCATTCTGTCGGAAACTGATAAGAAGACGTTGTTGGCCATCATCAAATCCGCACCGATGCCTGCGGAGATCAGTACCCGCATAGAGCAGAACTACACGCTCTTTCAGGCGCTGATAAACAAGCATCAGGACGAGCTCAAAGCCATCTGCCAAGGGTTGGCCAAATTGCTCATCGTCGAGGTGTCGCTCGATCGCACTCAGGACAATCCTCAGCTCATCTTCGAGAGCATGAATTCCACCGGCCTTGAGCTCAGCCAGGCCGATCTGATTCGCAACTAG
- a CDS encoding subclass B1 metallo-beta-lactamase VIM-4 — protein MLKVISSLLVYMTASVMAVASPLAHSGEPSGEYPTVNEIPVGEVRLYQIADGVWSHIATQSFDGAVYPSNGLIVRDGDELLLIDTAWGAKNTAALLAEIEKQIGLPVTRAVSTHFHDDRVGGVDVLRAAGVATYASPSTRRLAEAEGNEIPTHSLEGLSSSGDAVRFGPVELFYPGAAHSTDNLVVYVPSANVLYGGCAVHELSRTSAGNVADADLAEWPTSVERIQKHYPEAEVVIPGHGLPGGLDLLQHTANVVKAHKNRSVAE, from the coding sequence ATGTTAAAAGTTATTAGTAGTTTATTGGTCTACATGACCGCGTCTGTCATGGCTGTCGCAAGTCCGTTAGCCCATTCCGGGGAGCCGAGTGGTGAGTATCCGACAGTCAACGAAATTCCGGTCGGAGAGGTCCGACTTTACCAGATTGCCGATGGTGTTTGGTCGCATATCGCAACGCAGTCGTTTGATGGCGCGGTCTACCCGTCCAATGGTCTCATTGTCCGTGATGGTGATGAGTTGCTTTTGATTGATACAGCGTGGGGTGCGAAAAACACAGCGGCACTTCTCGCGGAGATTGAAAAGCAAATTGGACTTCCCGTAACGCGTGCAGTCTCCACGCACTTTCATGACGACCGCGTCGGCGGCGTTGATGTCCTTCGGGCGGCTGGGGTGGCAACGTACGCATCACCGTCGACACGCCGGCTAGCCGAGGCAGAGGGGAACGAGATTCCCACGCATTCTCTAGAAGGACTCTCATCGAGCGGGGACGCAGTGCGCTTCGGTCCAGTAGAGCTCTTCTATCCTGGTGCTGCGCATTCGACCGACAATCTGGTTGTATACGTCCCGTCAGCGAACGTGCTATACGGTGGTTGTGCCGTTCATGAGTTGTCACGCACGTCTGCGGGGAACGTGGCCGATGCCGATCTGGCTGAATGGCCCACCTCCGTTGAGCGGATTCAAAAACACTACCCGGAAGCAGAGGTCGTCATTCCCGGGCACGGTCTACCGGGCGGTCTAGACTTGCTCCAGCACACAGCGAACGTTGTCAAAGCACACAAAAATCGCTCAGTCGCCGAGTAG
- a CDS encoding APH(3')-VI family aminoglycoside O-phosphotransferase — protein sequence MELPNIIQQFIGNSVLEPNKIGQSPSDVYSFNRNNETFFLKRSSTLYTATTYSVSREAKMLSWLSEKLKVPELIMTFQDEQFEFMITKAINAKPISALFLTDQELLAIYKEVLNLLNSIAIIDCPFISNIDHRLKESKFFIDNQLLDDIDQDDFDAELWGDHKTYLSLWNELNETRVEERLVFSHGDITDSNIFIDKFNEIYFLDLGRAGLADEFVDISFVERCLREDASEETAKIFLKHLKNDRPDKRNYFLKLDELN from the coding sequence ATGGAATTGCCCAATATTATTCAACAATTTATTGGAAACAGCGTTTTAGAGCCAAATAAAATTGGTCAGTCGCCATCGGATGTTTATTCTTTTAATCGAAATAATGAAACTTTTTTTCTTAAGCGATCTAGCACTTTATATACAGCGACCACATACAGTGTTTCTCGTGAAGCGAAAATGTTGAGTTGGCTCTCTGAGAAGTTAAAGGTGCCTGAACTCATCATGACTTTTCAGGATGAGCAGTTTGAATTCATGATCACTAAAGCGATCAATGCAAAACCAATTTCAGCGCTTTTTTTAACAGACCAAGAATTGCTTGCTATCTATAAGGAGGTACTCAATCTGTTAAATTCAATTGCTATTATTGATTGTCCATTTATTTCAAACATTGATCATCGGTTAAAAGAGTCAAAATTTTTTATTGATAACCAACTCCTTGATGATATAGATCAAGATGATTTTGACGCTGAATTATGGGGAGACCATAAAACTTACCTAAGTCTATGGAATGAGTTAAATGAGACTCGTGTTGAAGAAAGATTGGTTTTTTCTCATGGCGATATCACGGATAGTAATATTTTTATAGATAAATTCAATGAAATTTATTTTTTAGATCTTGGCCGTGCTGGGTTAGCAGATGAGTTTGTAGATATATCCTTTGTTGAACGTTGCCTAAGAGAGGATGCATCGGAGGAAACTGCTAAAATATTTTTAAAGCATTTAAAAAATGATAGACCTGACAAAAGGAATTATTTTTTAAAACTTGATGAATTGAATTGA
- the tet(G) gene encoding tetracycline efflux MFS transporter Tet(G): MRSSAIIALLIVGLDAMGLGLIMPVLPTLLRELVPAEQVAGHYGALLSLYALMQVVFAPMLGQLSDSYGRRPVLLASLAGAAVDYTIMASAPVLWVLYIGRLVSGVTGATGAVAASTIADSTGEGSRARWFGYMGACYGAGMIAGPALGGMLGGISAHAPFIAAALLNGFAFLLACIFLKETHHSHGGTGKPVRIKPFVLLRLDDALRGLGALFAVFFIIQLIGQVPAALWVIYGEDRFQWNTATVGLSLAAFGATHAIFQAFVTGPLSSRLGERRTLLFGMAADATGFVLLAFATQGWMVFPILLLLAAGGVGMPALQAMLSNNVSSNKQGALQGTLTSLTNLSSIAGPLGFTALYSATAGAWNGWVWIVGAILYLICLPILRRPFATSL, encoded by the coding sequence GTGCGCAGCTCTGCCATCATTGCCCTGCTGATCGTGGGTCTTGACGCCATGGGTCTCGGCCTCATCATGCCCGTCCTTCCGACGCTTCTGCGTGAGCTTGTGCCAGCAGAGCAGGTCGCTGGACACTATGGTGCCTTGCTGTCGCTCTATGCATTGATGCAGGTCGTCTTCGCGCCCATGCTTGGACAGCTTTCGGATTCTTACGGTCGGCGTCCGGTACTTCTGGCTTCTCTTGCAGGAGCCGCAGTCGATTACACGATTATGGCATCAGCGCCGGTCTTATGGGTGCTCTATATCGGCCGACTCGTGTCCGGCGTCACGGGCGCAACCGGAGCTGTAGCAGCCTCAACCATTGCCGATTCGACGGGGGAAGGTTCTCGCGCACGCTGGTTCGGCTACATGGGGGCCTGTTATGGGGCGGGCATGATTGCCGGGCCAGCACTTGGTGGCATGCTCGGTGGTATCTCTGCTCATGCCCCGTTTATCGCCGCCGCCCTTCTCAACGGGTTCGCGTTCCTGCTTGCCTGCATTTTCCTCAAGGAGACTCATCACAGCCATGGCGGGACCGGAAAGCCGGTTCGCATCAAACCATTCGTTCTGTTACGGCTGGATGATGCATTGCGCGGGCTAGGTGCGCTTTTCGCAGTTTTCTTCATTATTCAACTGATCGGCCAAGTGCCTGCAGCCCTATGGGTCATATATGGCGAGGACCGTTTTCAGTGGAACACCGCGACCGTTGGTTTGTCGCTCGCGGCGTTTGGGGCAACACATGCGATCTTCCAAGCGTTTGTTACCGGCCCGCTTTCAAGCCGGCTTGGAGAGCGGCGCACGCTGCTGTTTGGCATGGCTGCGGATGCGACTGGCTTCGTTCTTCTGGCTTTTGCCACGCAGGGATGGATGGTGTTCCCGATTCTGTTGCTGCTTGCCGCCGGGGGTGTTGGCATGCCGGCCTTGCAGGCAATGCTCTCAAACAATGTCAGCAGTAACAAGCAAGGGGCTTTGCAAGGAACGCTAACGAGCCTCACCAATCTAAGCTCTATCGCAGGACCGCTTGGCTTCACAGCACTCTATTCTGCCACCGCCGGGGCATGGAACGGTTGGGTTTGGATTGTCGGCGCGATCCTCTATTTAATATGTCTGCCAATACTACGCAGACCATTCGCAACTTCATTGTGA
- a CDS encoding LysR family transcriptional regulator: MMTLVHTLAVAEYLNFRHAANALGVAQSSVSARVKALEEDLGILLFERHARGVRLTEAGRHFVERIAVGIDQLDHAVKTAGMAAAGESGRLRIGIHALIPHSFLAKLIGQYRKDYPDVEVEIAEGPAREAVVQLRAGRLDVAFVAGTPQPPDCHSRRTWTEPLLAVLPERHPLAKRSAVTWPDLAGETFLAYRKFKRPFRAVCWVGGGRASPVLGTDRTSVSGISASRGHAAALSAAMLR; encoded by the coding sequence ATGATGACCTTAGTTCACACTCTCGCTGTCGCCGAATATCTCAACTTCCGTCACGCCGCCAACGCGCTCGGCGTTGCACAGTCCAGCGTCAGCGCCCGCGTGAAGGCACTGGAAGAAGACCTCGGCATCCTCTTGTTCGAGCGTCATGCGCGCGGCGTTCGGCTGACCGAGGCCGGACGCCATTTCGTCGAGCGGATAGCCGTAGGTATTGACCAACTCGACCATGCGGTGAAAACCGCCGGCATGGCGGCAGCCGGAGAAAGCGGCCGGCTTCGTATCGGTATCCATGCCCTGATTCCGCATAGCTTCCTCGCAAAGCTGATCGGCCAATACCGCAAGGATTACCCCGATGTTGAAGTCGAGATCGCCGAAGGCCCGGCCCGTGAAGCGGTGGTGCAGCTTCGCGCCGGCAGGTTGGACGTGGCGTTCGTCGCGGGCACGCCCCAACCACCCGACTGCCATTCCCGTCGCACATGGACCGAACCGCTCTTGGCGGTGCTACCGGAACGGCATCCGCTCGCCAAGCGGTCAGCCGTCACATGGCCCGATTTGGCAGGCGAGACGTTCCTTGCGTATAGGAAGTTCAAACGCCCTTTTCGGGCAGTCTGCTGGGTAGGCGGCGGTCGCGCAAGCCCCGTTTTGGGCACGGATCGGACGTCTGTGAGTGGGATTTCGGCATCGCGGGGCCACGCAGCGGCGTTGTCAGCAGCCATGCTTCGCTGA